The Pseudomonas parafulva genome window below encodes:
- a CDS encoding TauD/TfdA family dioxygenase — protein MLVRVQERAVDLEGQRALPLVITPRQPGAGWRGELPELVHRIEQQLPQVGGVLLRGFDFSDETDFEAFARSFGHELLTYDYASTPRTRLNSRVYTSTEYPAHQVIPLHNEQSYSLGWPMKIWFHCITASPVGGETPIADSREVFQRLDPAIRQRFADKRLMYVRNYGNGLDLTWQQAFSTDDRDQVERYCRASQIDFQWDEEGELSTRQVCQAVAQHPVSGEWVWFNQAHLFHLSNLAPAVRETLVSIVGEQGVPRNVFYGDGSPIEEQALAHIREVLEQCQVTFAWQAGDVLMLDNMLVAHGRSTFQGPRKVVVAMAEPFAGQ, from the coding sequence ATGTTGGTACGGGTGCAGGAGCGGGCAGTCGATCTTGAGGGCCAGAGGGCTCTCCCGCTGGTGATCACGCCCCGACAGCCCGGCGCCGGTTGGCGCGGTGAACTGCCGGAGCTCGTACACCGCATCGAGCAGCAGTTGCCACAGGTCGGTGGCGTGCTGCTCAGGGGCTTCGACTTTTCCGACGAGACGGATTTCGAAGCCTTCGCCCGCAGCTTCGGCCACGAACTGCTGACCTACGACTACGCATCCACGCCCCGCACCCGGCTCAACAGCCGCGTCTACACCTCCACCGAATACCCCGCGCACCAAGTCATTCCCCTGCACAACGAACAGTCCTACTCGCTAGGCTGGCCGATGAAGATCTGGTTCCACTGCATCACCGCCTCGCCGGTCGGCGGCGAAACGCCGATTGCCGACAGCCGCGAGGTGTTCCAGCGACTCGACCCCGCCATTCGCCAGCGTTTCGCCGACAAGCGCCTGATGTACGTGCGCAACTACGGCAACGGCCTGGACCTGACCTGGCAACAGGCCTTCAGCACCGACGACCGTGATCAGGTGGAACGTTACTGCCGCGCCAGCCAGATCGATTTCCAGTGGGACGAGGAGGGCGAACTGTCCACCCGCCAGGTGTGCCAGGCGGTCGCTCAACACCCGGTCAGTGGCGAGTGGGTCTGGTTCAACCAGGCCCACCTGTTCCATCTCTCCAACCTGGCGCCTGCGGTACGCGAAACCCTGGTGTCGATCGTCGGCGAGCAGGGGGTGCCACGCAATGTCTTCTACGGCGACGGCTCGCCCATCGAAGAGCAGGCGCTGGCGCACATCCGCGAGGTTCTCGAGCAGTGCCAGGTCACCTTCGCTTGGCAGGCCGGCGACGTGCTGATGCTCGACAACATGCTCGTGGCCCATGGCCGTTCGACCTTCCAGGGTCCACGCAAGGTCGTGGTCGCCATGGCAGAGCCGTTCGCCGGCCAGTGA
- a CDS encoding ABC transporter ATP-binding protein: protein MLEASGVKLSYGEQQVLKGVTLEVPQGAFTALIGANGCGKTTLLNVLARMLRPEAGEVRLAGQPVTHFSRRELAQRMALLPQRTTSPAGMSVRELVMQGRFPWQSWWQQWSPADQQACDQAIALAGIEPLLDRSLATLSGGQLQRCWIAMTLAQDTPVILLDEPTTFLDIAHQVTLLELLVSLREQGKTIVAVLHDLNQAARYADHLVMLRDGQLQAEGPPREVFTAANLKAVFDLDAHIITDPHTGVPLCVPAAKSAVRASALRVAQ from the coding sequence ATGCTCGAGGCCAGCGGAGTCAAGCTGAGCTACGGTGAGCAACAGGTGTTGAAGGGCGTGACGCTTGAGGTTCCGCAAGGGGCCTTCACCGCGTTGATCGGCGCCAACGGCTGCGGCAAGACCACTTTGTTGAACGTGCTGGCGCGGATGTTGCGCCCCGAGGCCGGCGAGGTGCGGTTGGCCGGCCAACCCGTGACGCACTTTTCCCGTCGCGAGCTGGCCCAGCGCATGGCGCTGCTGCCCCAGCGCACCACCTCGCCGGCAGGCATGAGCGTGCGCGAACTGGTGATGCAGGGGCGTTTTCCCTGGCAGAGCTGGTGGCAACAGTGGTCGCCCGCCGATCAGCAGGCCTGCGATCAGGCCATCGCCCTGGCCGGCATCGAACCCTTGCTCGACCGCTCCCTGGCCACGCTCTCGGGCGGGCAGTTGCAGCGCTGCTGGATCGCCATGACGCTGGCGCAGGACACGCCGGTGATCCTGCTTGACGAACCCACCACCTTCCTCGACATCGCCCACCAAGTGACCCTGCTCGAACTGCTGGTCAGCCTGCGCGAGCAGGGCAAGACCATCGTCGCTGTGCTGCATGACCTCAACCAGGCCGCGCGCTACGCCGACCATCTGGTCATGCTGCGTGACGGTCAGTTGCAAGCCGAAGGCCCGCCGCGCGAGGTGTTCACCGCCGCCAATCTCAAAGCGGTGTTCGACCTCGACGCCCACATCATCACCGATCCCCACACGGGCGTGCCGCTGTGCGTGCCAGCCGCCAAGTCCGCGGTGCGTGCCAGTGCGCTGCGGGTGGCGCAGTGA
- a CDS encoding RraA family protein → MSIGFQVLERARKVGDDWVARYREVPVANVSDSMNRMTAGGARLRPMHREGVLCGAALTVKARPGDNLMLHYAIDIAEPGDVIVVDAGGDLTNALIGEMMVAYAVKRGVAGIVINGAIRDAANIGAGQFPLFAAGVSHRGPYKDGPGEINVPIALDGMVIHPGDLMIGDDDGLLCVPYDEVAEVYARATAKHKAETAQMEHIAQGTNDRSWVLESLKKKGCLLPG, encoded by the coding sequence ATGAGCATTGGCTTCCAAGTGCTTGAACGCGCTCGTAAAGTGGGCGACGACTGGGTGGCTCGCTATCGCGAGGTACCGGTTGCGAACGTCAGCGACTCGATGAATCGCATGACAGCCGGCGGCGCACGTCTGCGGCCCATGCACCGCGAAGGCGTGCTGTGCGGCGCGGCGCTGACCGTCAAGGCCCGCCCAGGTGACAACCTCATGCTGCACTACGCGATCGATATCGCCGAGCCGGGCGATGTGATCGTGGTCGATGCCGGCGGCGACCTGACCAATGCCCTGATCGGCGAAATGATGGTGGCCTATGCGGTCAAGCGCGGCGTCGCCGGTATCGTCATCAACGGCGCCATTCGCGATGCGGCTAACATTGGCGCGGGCCAATTCCCGCTGTTTGCGGCTGGCGTTTCGCACCGCGGTCCCTATAAGGACGGCCCCGGCGAGATCAACGTGCCGATCGCCCTCGACGGTATGGTGATCCACCCCGGCGATCTGATGATCGGCGATGACGATGGACTGCTGTGCGTGCCTTATGATGAGGTCGCTGAGGTCTACGCGCGTGCTACCGCCAAGCACAAGGCGGAAACGGCTCAAATGGAACACATTGCCCAAGGCACCAACGACCGCTCCTGGGTCCTGGAGTCCTTGAAGAAGAAAGGTTGCCTGCTGCCAGGCTGA
- a CDS encoding FecCD family ABC transporter permease: MKPSTSLRLPLWFAVLAVLLVTALAHLAFGAKSIPWSEAWQALVAYVPSDPDQSIVRGSRLPRLLVAIMVGASLGLAGTLMQAIGDNPLADPGILGINSGAALFVVFGLLVLPGNDLSMIPLFAFAGALVAAVGVLALAGRGHNPVRLTLSGAMIAALFSAITAILLLLDQQGMDSLRRWLTGSIGLTDSSVQRWVWPWMALGMLLCLINLRALNIHRLGAQAAAGMGVNLLKMRLLGLLAVVLLSGCAVALAGPIGFVGLVVPHAARLLFGNDYRRLLLAAPLLGAQLVMLADLAARTLVRPFELNTGIVTALIGGPIFVVLVLRKVR; the protein is encoded by the coding sequence GTGAAGCCGTCCACTTCACTGCGCCTGCCGCTGTGGTTCGCCGTGCTGGCGGTATTGCTGGTCACGGCGCTGGCGCACCTGGCCTTCGGCGCCAAGTCGATTCCCTGGAGCGAGGCCTGGCAGGCGCTGGTGGCCTACGTGCCCTCGGACCCGGACCAAAGCATCGTGCGCGGCTCGCGCTTGCCGCGCTTGCTGGTGGCGATCATGGTCGGCGCCAGCCTCGGCCTGGCCGGTACCCTGATGCAGGCGATCGGCGACAACCCACTGGCCGACCCCGGCATCCTCGGCATCAACAGTGGCGCGGCGCTGTTCGTGGTGTTCGGCCTGCTGGTGCTGCCCGGCAACGACCTGTCGATGATCCCGCTGTTCGCCTTCGCCGGCGCCCTGGTCGCGGCGGTCGGCGTCCTGGCGCTGGCTGGCCGAGGGCATAACCCGGTACGCCTGACCCTGTCCGGGGCGATGATCGCGGCGCTGTTCAGTGCCATTACCGCGATCCTGTTGCTGCTCGATCAGCAAGGCATGGACAGCCTGCGACGCTGGCTCACCGGCTCCATCGGTCTGACCGACAGCTCGGTGCAGCGCTGGGTCTGGCCGTGGATGGCCCTGGGCATGCTGCTGTGCCTGATCAACCTGCGCGCCTTGAACATCCACCGGCTGGGTGCCCAGGCGGCGGCCGGCATGGGCGTGAATCTGTTGAAGATGCGTCTGCTGGGTCTGCTGGCGGTGGTGCTGCTTTCCGGCTGCGCCGTCGCCCTGGCCGGTCCCATCGGTTTCGTCGGGCTGGTGGTGCCGCATGCGGCGCGCTTGCTGTTCGGCAACGACTACCGGCGGCTGCTGCTGGCAGCGCCATTGCTGGGCGCGCAACTGGTCATGCTGGCCGACCTCGCCGCTCGCACCCTGGTGCGGCCGTTCGAGCTGAACACCGGCATCGTCACCGCGCTGATCGGCGGGCCGATCTTCGTCGTGCTGGTCTTGAGAAAGGTACGTTGA
- a CDS encoding IclR family transcriptional regulator has product MVKARPRPAVNGVASADRVLTVLTAFQIGDTALSLVQLVERTGLIKSTIMRLMVSLETHGFITRMADGRYQLASEVMRLNAVYQEALDLERHVMPRLHHLAEQSGETASFYVRHGAYRMCQYRVNSSHRLRLNLQPGDMRPMDEAAGAQALRAPYDIGIALQKPFFSRGATDPHAASMALPIYGAQGESMGALVISGPANRLTEECAESLKQMFFETARDLMRSLGHKPQAPGI; this is encoded by the coding sequence ATGGTAAAAGCGCGGCCACGTCCCGCAGTCAATGGTGTGGCATCGGCCGACCGTGTGCTGACCGTGCTCACGGCGTTCCAGATCGGTGATACCGCCCTGAGTCTGGTGCAGTTGGTGGAGCGTACCGGGTTGATCAAGAGCACCATCATGCGTTTGATGGTCTCGTTGGAAACCCACGGCTTCATCACGCGCATGGCCGATGGCCGTTACCAACTGGCCAGCGAGGTGATGCGTCTGAATGCGGTGTATCAAGAGGCACTGGATCTGGAGCGGCATGTCATGCCGCGTCTGCACCACTTGGCCGAGCAGTCCGGCGAGACGGCGTCGTTCTACGTCAGGCACGGCGCGTACCGGATGTGCCAGTACCGAGTGAACTCGTCGCACCGGCTGCGCCTGAACCTACAGCCTGGCGACATGCGTCCCATGGACGAGGCGGCCGGTGCGCAGGCGTTGCGGGCACCGTATGACATCGGCATCGCTCTGCAGAAGCCGTTCTTTTCCCGGGGCGCCACCGATCCGCACGCGGCTTCAATGGCCTTGCCGATCTATGGGGCGCAGGGGGAGTCGATGGGGGCGTTGGTCATCTCGGGGCCTGCCAATCGGCTGACCGAGGAGTGTGCCGAAAGCCTCAAGCAGATGTTCTTCGAGACGGCGCGGGATTTGATGCGCAGTCTGGGGCACAAACCGCAGGCCCCTGGCATTTAA
- a CDS encoding TonB-dependent siderophore receptor — translation MLRITTARTRKNLPAFKFTTIALALGGMLSAQAHGAEQSAAPGAAVIELGDTTVSAQALENPTGTLPGKVALRNASATKSNAAITETPQSVSVVTADDMNERKADTLADALSYTPGFTSQPSSFNRTADRFRMRGFDVESATGGSMRDGMRLQNNSYEGVQEPFGLERVEVVRGAASVLYGQLSPGGFVNGISKRPTETPLHELGLQYGNHDRKQLTGDFSGPLGDSDTLSYRLTLLQRDSNTSQDHINDDKLYIAPALTWRPNEDTSLTLLSFYQKSDTRFSAPLPYQMVKHVGKGPFTIGRHDFIGEPSYDDMNGEMSAIGYEFEHRFDEHTRISNKLRYYESDVKWKYLQATPASVAASASTGVLRRQYSDRRERSRALASDTNVESRWNIAGMEHTFLVGVDTYDASYDSHNFRGNAPSLDLSRYNYGQPVVVNKNPSQDRGSQLDTLQTGLYFQDQIRFDERWLLLLGGRRDWADQDQRAFRNGQKLKQDDQATTWRAGLVYQADNGLAPYVSYSESFFPVGVAEFTGQTFDPTKGKQYEMGIRYQPHDSNMLLSAAVYELTQENVVKTDFNGNAQQIGEQRSRGLELEAKADVTPQLTLLASYAYTDARITKSANPSEKGQRSEDTPYHQAALWADYNFGLFGVPQLKVGAGARYKGTTQASGIDSQMPAYTLFDLRASYQLNKNWDVAINANNVTNKAYTYCEFAICRYGDEREVVTSVNFRW, via the coding sequence ATGCTGCGCATAACAACAGCCCGCACTCGCAAGAACCTTCCTGCATTCAAGTTCACGACGATCGCCCTGGCCCTGGGAGGGATGCTCTCGGCGCAGGCTCACGGGGCCGAACAGAGCGCCGCGCCCGGCGCCGCCGTCATCGAGCTGGGCGACACCACGGTCAGCGCCCAGGCCCTGGAAAACCCCACCGGCACGCTGCCCGGCAAAGTCGCCCTGCGCAACGCCAGTGCCACCAAATCCAATGCAGCCATTACCGAAACGCCGCAGTCGGTGTCGGTGGTGACCGCCGATGACATGAATGAGCGCAAGGCCGACACCTTGGCAGACGCACTGAGCTACACGCCAGGGTTCACCAGCCAGCCGAGCAGCTTCAACCGCACCGCCGACCGCTTCCGCATGCGCGGCTTCGATGTGGAGTCCGCGACCGGCGGTTCGATGCGCGACGGCATGCGCCTGCAGAACAACTCCTACGAGGGCGTGCAGGAGCCGTTCGGCCTGGAGCGCGTCGAAGTGGTGCGCGGCGCGGCCTCGGTGCTGTACGGCCAGTTGTCGCCCGGCGGCTTCGTCAACGGCATCAGCAAGCGTCCGACCGAGACGCCGTTGCACGAGCTGGGCCTGCAATATGGCAACCACGACCGCAAGCAGTTGACCGGCGACTTCAGCGGCCCGCTGGGTGACAGCGACACCCTGAGCTATCGCCTGACCCTGTTGCAGCGCGACAGCAACACCTCCCAGGACCACATCAACGACGACAAGCTCTACATCGCCCCGGCGCTGACCTGGCGTCCCAACGAGGACACCTCGCTGACCCTGCTGTCGTTCTACCAGAAGAGCGACACGCGCTTCTCCGCGCCCCTGCCCTACCAGATGGTCAAGCATGTGGGTAAAGGCCCGTTCACCATCGGCCGTCACGACTTCATCGGTGAGCCGTCCTACGACGACATGAATGGCGAGATGTCCGCCATTGGTTACGAATTCGAGCATCGGTTCGATGAGCACACGCGCATCAGCAACAAGCTGCGGTATTACGAATCGGATGTGAAGTGGAAGTACCTGCAGGCCACCCCCGCCTCGGTGGCTGCCTCGGCCAGCACAGGGGTGTTGCGTCGCCAGTACAGCGACCGCCGTGAGCGTTCACGTGCGCTGGCCAGCGACACCAACGTGGAAAGCCGCTGGAACATCGCCGGTATGGAGCACACCTTCCTGGTGGGCGTGGATACCTACGATGCGTCTTATGACTCGCACAACTTCCGCGGCAATGCGCCCAGCCTCGACCTGAGCCGCTACAACTATGGTCAGCCCGTTGTGGTCAACAAGAACCCAAGCCAGGACCGCGGCTCGCAACTCGACACCCTGCAAACCGGCCTTTATTTCCAGGACCAGATCCGTTTCGACGAGCGCTGGTTGCTGTTGCTCGGCGGTCGTCGCGACTGGGCCGACCAGGATCAACGCGCCTTCCGCAACGGTCAGAAGCTCAAGCAAGACGACCAGGCTACCACCTGGCGCGCAGGGCTTGTCTACCAGGCCGACAACGGTCTTGCGCCGTACGTCAGCTACAGCGAGTCGTTCTTCCCGGTGGGTGTGGCCGAATTCACCGGGCAGACCTTCGACCCGACCAAAGGCAAGCAGTATGAAATGGGCATCCGCTACCAGCCCCATGACAGCAACATGCTGCTCAGCGCGGCGGTGTACGAGTTGACCCAGGAAAACGTGGTGAAGACCGATTTCAACGGCAATGCGCAGCAGATCGGCGAGCAGCGCTCGCGTGGCCTGGAACTGGAAGCCAAGGCGGACGTCACACCCCAGCTGACCCTGCTGGCGTCGTACGCCTACACCGATGCGCGCATCACCAAAAGCGCCAATCCCAGCGAGAAAGGCCAGCGCAGCGAAGACACGCCCTACCACCAGGCGGCCCTGTGGGCCGACTACAACTTCGGCCTGTTCGGCGTGCCGCAACTGAAAGTCGGCGCCGGAGCCCGTTATAAAGGCACCACCCAGGCCTCGGGCATCGACTCGCAGATGCCCGCCTACACCCTGTTCGACCTGCGCGCCAGCTACCAGTTGAACAAGAACTGGGACGTGGCCATCAACGCCAACAACGTCACCAACAAAGCCTATACGTATTGCGAGTTCGCCATCTGCCGCTACGGTGACGAACGCGAAGTGGTCACTTCGGTGAACTTCCGCTGGTAA
- a CDS encoding MFS transporter, which yields MRALAHRNFQIYFAGQGISTLGKWVQQVALAWLAYHLTGSAVLLGLITFLSLIPQLLIGPQAGAWIDRHDKRRLLIIVQSILVGQSAVLALATWCEWVDGPFIAGMALLLGLLNALETPLRQALIGSFVDEPADLPNALVLNAMLINAARFVGPPLAGGLIALAGEAACFALTAIGFTALLAGLLEVRGGDSPRASGSTAQVFREGLAYLWHTASVRQLLINVVLVNLLASCYAALLPILAKAVFAGDARILGWLWGAAGAGAFVATVVLAVGGALHRLGRFTVAGALLCAVSLVGLCLANVLPLALAALAILGFGITLSNVSTNMQLQSEAPGPLRGRVVAFYIALRFGFEALGGMIAGVLAAQFGAPATLGVAGALLLLALGTACVARYKAALRG from the coding sequence ATTCGGGCGCTCGCTCATCGCAACTTCCAGATCTATTTCGCCGGCCAGGGCATCTCCACGTTAGGCAAGTGGGTGCAGCAGGTGGCGCTGGCGTGGCTGGCCTATCACCTGACCGGTTCTGCGGTGCTGCTCGGTCTGATCACCTTTCTGTCGCTCATACCGCAACTGCTCATCGGCCCACAGGCCGGTGCCTGGATCGATCGTCACGACAAACGGCGACTGCTGATCATCGTTCAGTCGATCCTGGTGGGGCAGTCTGCCGTGCTGGCCCTAGCCACGTGGTGTGAATGGGTCGATGGCCCCTTCATCGCCGGCATGGCGCTGCTGCTTGGGCTGCTCAACGCGCTGGAAACCCCGCTGCGCCAAGCGTTGATCGGCAGCTTCGTCGATGAGCCTGCGGACTTGCCCAATGCGCTGGTGCTCAATGCCATGCTGATCAATGCCGCGCGTTTCGTCGGCCCGCCGTTGGCCGGTGGCTTGATCGCGCTGGCCGGCGAGGCGGCCTGTTTCGCCCTGACGGCGATCGGTTTCACCGCCTTGCTCGCAGGGCTGCTCGAGGTGCGCGGCGGTGATAGCCCGCGCGCCAGCGGTTCGACCGCGCAGGTGTTTCGTGAAGGCCTGGCTTATCTCTGGCACACCGCCAGCGTGCGCCAGTTGCTGATCAATGTGGTGCTGGTCAATCTGCTGGCATCTTGCTACGCAGCACTGTTGCCCATTCTGGCCAAGGCAGTGTTCGCCGGCGATGCCCGCATCCTGGGCTGGCTGTGGGGAGCTGCAGGGGCAGGTGCATTCGTCGCCACCGTGGTGTTGGCGGTAGGCGGCGCGCTGCATCGGCTGGGTCGGTTCACGGTCGCAGGCGCGTTGCTGTGCGCGGTGTCGCTGGTCGGCCTGTGCCTGGCCAACGTGCTACCGCTGGCGTTGGCCGCCTTGGCGATACTCGGTTTCGGCATCACCCTGAGCAATGTCAGTACCAATATGCAGTTGCAGAGCGAGGCGCCAGGGCCTTTGCGCGGCCGCGTGGTGGCGTTCTACATCGCGTTGCGCTTTGGCTTCGAGGCGCTGGGCGGCATGATCGCCGGGGTGTTGGCCGCTCAATTCGGTGCCCCGGCGACGCTGGGCGTGGCCGGGGCGCTATTGCTGCTGGCGCTCGGTACTGCCTGCGTAGCCCGCTACAAGGCCGCGCTGCGAGGCTGA
- a CDS encoding FecCD family ABC transporter permease → MKSVLLLPRRWHPLPVFGRPIDLIWTLLLILATVALGLYALTVGSYPMGLSTVWQALTQPERADPTVLNLVRELRLPRVLLAVLAGAAMALAGLLMQSLTRNPLAAPGLVGVESGASVTMLLIMVLWPQLLSPALYPLAALGGGLAVAALVAVLSWRQGISPLRLILIGVGLTAILSAVADLIITYGDIDHVESALMWLGGSLHRSGWPQVYSLGLWLLLAGLPLLLCHRLLNLLQLGESVALSRGLNVTRTMGLLLLSSVMLTAAAVANVGTMTFVGLVAPHLARQLAGDRHGALLPLSALFGALLVLAGDTLGRGLLPPLQIPAGLVVALLGAPYLMLLLARQRSR, encoded by the coding sequence ATGAAAAGCGTTCTGCTGTTGCCTCGACGCTGGCATCCGCTGCCGGTGTTCGGTCGCCCCATCGATCTGATCTGGACGCTGCTATTGATACTGGCCACGGTGGCGCTTGGACTCTACGCGCTCACCGTGGGCAGCTACCCCATGGGGCTGAGCACGGTCTGGCAGGCGTTGACCCAACCTGAGCGGGCTGACCCCACGGTGCTCAACCTGGTCAGGGAGTTGCGTCTGCCGCGCGTGCTGCTGGCGGTCCTGGCCGGCGCCGCCATGGCCCTGGCCGGCCTGTTGATGCAGTCGCTGACGCGCAATCCGCTGGCCGCGCCTGGTCTGGTGGGGGTGGAGTCGGGCGCCAGCGTCACCATGTTGCTGATCATGGTGCTCTGGCCGCAGTTGCTGTCCCCTGCGCTCTATCCGCTGGCCGCACTGGGCGGTGGCCTGGCGGTAGCGGCACTGGTTGCGGTGCTGTCCTGGCGCCAGGGCATCTCGCCATTGCGCCTGATCCTGATCGGGGTAGGGCTCACCGCCATTCTCAGCGCCGTCGCCGACCTGATCATCACCTACGGCGATATCGATCATGTCGAGTCGGCCTTGATGTGGCTGGGTGGCAGCCTGCACCGCAGCGGTTGGCCGCAGGTGTACAGCCTCGGCCTCTGGCTGCTGCTGGCGGGCCTGCCGCTGCTGCTGTGCCATCGGCTGCTGAACCTGCTGCAACTGGGCGAGAGCGTGGCCTTGAGTCGCGGCCTGAACGTGACCCGCACCATGGGCTTGCTGCTGTTGAGCAGTGTGATGCTGACCGCGGCAGCGGTGGCCAACGTCGGCACCATGACCTTCGTCGGCCTGGTGGCGCCGCATCTGGCCCGCCAGCTCGCCGGCGATCGACACGGCGCGTTGCTGCCGCTGTCGGCCCTGTTCGGTGCGTTGCTGGTGCTGGCAGGCGATACCCTCGGGCGAGGCCTGCTGCCGCCATTGCAGATCCCGGCGGGGCTGGTGGTGGCCTTGCTCGGTGCGCCGTACCTGATGCTGCTGCTGGCGCGCCAACGCAGTCGTTGA
- a CDS encoding ABC transporter substrate-binding protein: protein MMLRQLTGLLCLLLICLIPPATAAETRTFENQFGRVQVPVAPRCVVSLHDFSLTAQLLELGITPCGSTGRKKLFSDVTLRGVQERFDVSAIRYVGSHQAPDIEAIAALKPDLIVGLSYQADLKEKLAGIAPVVLLPVREGDIKTYASQLADLVGKQSRYQELLKEYQWVVSEFKKRVKQPERITVTTLEVYPDGFQLIGRGGMDDVIADFGLGRVAAYREARRNVPYSLERIGDFNSDFIIDTYEEMLGSEASTAAFRRSAQWQNLFAVKNRQFLYFNRSRFPDTMQGLIGSAYLLMSHIAERDHLLQDAP, encoded by the coding sequence ATGATGTTGCGCCAATTGACCGGACTGCTGTGCCTGCTGCTGATCTGCCTCATACCGCCCGCCACGGCAGCCGAGACCCGCACCTTCGAGAATCAGTTCGGCCGCGTGCAAGTGCCCGTGGCGCCGCGCTGCGTGGTGTCGCTGCATGATTTCAGCCTGACAGCGCAGTTGCTCGAACTGGGTATCACGCCCTGCGGCTCCACGGGGCGCAAGAAGCTGTTCTCCGATGTCACCCTGCGTGGCGTGCAGGAGCGTTTCGATGTCAGTGCCATCCGCTACGTCGGCTCGCATCAGGCACCGGATATCGAAGCCATCGCCGCGCTCAAGCCCGACCTGATCGTCGGGCTGTCCTATCAGGCCGATCTCAAGGAAAAACTGGCGGGCATTGCGCCCGTGGTGCTGCTGCCGGTACGCGAGGGCGATATCAAGACCTACGCCAGTCAGCTCGCCGACCTGGTCGGCAAGCAGTCGCGCTATCAGGAATTGCTCAAGGAATACCAATGGGTGGTGAGTGAGTTCAAAAAGCGCGTCAAGCAGCCCGAACGCATTACCGTGACCACCCTGGAGGTGTACCCGGACGGCTTTCAATTGATCGGTCGTGGCGGCATGGACGATGTGATCGCCGATTTCGGCCTGGGCCGCGTGGCGGCCTACCGCGAGGCGCGTCGCAATGTGCCCTACAGCCTTGAGCGCATTGGCGACTTCAACAGCGATTTCATCATCGACACCTACGAAGAGATGCTCGGCTCCGAAGCCAGCACCGCTGCGTTCCGCCGCTCGGCGCAATGGCAGAATCTGTTCGCCGTGAAGAATCGACAGTTTCTTTACTTCAACCGCAGCCGTTTTCCGGACACGATGCAAGGTCTGATCGGTTCGGCGTATCTGCTGATGTCACACATCGCCGAGCGCGACCATTTGCTGCAAGATGCGCCGTGA
- a CDS encoding hydroxyacid dehydrogenase — protein MSRTILLTGPALAEEAMRLAAAQGVRIIPTTPYLPAEELEAIIRAEQPDAIVVRQGSLTRAMIDASANLKVIAKHGVGYNTIDIQAAAERCIPVSIAVGANAQSVAEHAFALMFSVARQTALLDARLRDGHWDKASANGIELSGKTLGLIGLGSIGGILMDLVAPLRMKVKVYDPYLKQLPAREHVEREEDFDRLLADSDVISLHCPLTETNHNLIGAAQIARMRPGAILINTARGELVDTPALVSALSERRLGGAGLDTFNPEPPPADSPLWGLPTLVATPHVGANTTEARDRVGLVALQQILDVWEGKALEPRCVVNRHLFDS, from the coding sequence ATGTCCCGCACCATTCTGCTGACCGGCCCAGCGTTGGCCGAAGAGGCCATGCGCCTGGCCGCCGCCCAAGGCGTCCGAATCATCCCGACCACGCCCTATTTGCCGGCCGAGGAGCTGGAGGCGATCATTCGCGCCGAACAGCCCGACGCCATCGTCGTGCGCCAGGGCAGCCTGACCCGCGCCATGATCGATGCGTCAGCCAACCTCAAAGTGATCGCCAAGCACGGGGTGGGCTACAACACCATCGACATCCAGGCTGCTGCCGAGCGCTGCATCCCGGTCTCCATCGCGGTGGGTGCCAATGCCCAATCGGTCGCCGAACACGCCTTCGCCCTGATGTTCAGCGTGGCCCGGCAGACCGCCCTGCTCGATGCGCGATTGCGCGACGGGCACTGGGACAAGGCCTCGGCCAATGGCATCGAGCTCAGCGGCAAGACGCTCGGCCTGATAGGCCTGGGCTCGATCGGCGGCATTCTCATGGACCTGGTGGCGCCGCTGCGCATGAAGGTCAAGGTCTACGACCCCTACCTCAAGCAGTTGCCGGCACGCGAGCATGTCGAGCGCGAAGAGGATTTCGATCGCCTGCTGGCCGACAGCGACGTGATCAGCCTGCATTGCCCGCTGACCGAGACCAACCACAACCTCATCGGCGCCGCGCAAATCGCGCGCATGCGTCCCGGCGCCATCCTGATCAACACGGCACGCGGTGAACTGGTCGACACGCCAGCGCTGGTCAGTGCCTTGAGCGAGCGACGCCTCGGCGGCGCAGGCCTGGATACCTTCAACCCTGAACCACCACCGGCCGACAGCCCGCTGTGGGGACTGCCGACGTTGGTCGCCACCCCGCACGTGGGCGCCAATACCACCGAGGCCCGCGACCGCGTTGGTCTGGTGGCGCTCCAGCAGATCCTCGACGTCTGGGAGGGCAAGGCCCTGGAGCCACGTTGCGTCGTCAACCGGCA